GAGCTATAGTCTTATGTATTTGTACAGGTAAAAGCAACTAAAACTCTACAGTGTAATCCAGAAAGGCAACTTAACTACATGATTAGAGTTTTGCAATACCCCTCTCTCAATGTCCATTATTTTGAATGGCTGCTGTTTATTAGCAGAGAAGTCGCTTACTGTTACCTCAAGTATAAAACCACTAAGGGCTCCTGTTTGCAACCTACCTTGGGGTAACAGGTTAGTTACAGATTCTCTATTCACATCCAAATAATTCCATCAGCTATCAATGAcctgttatttcagaaatggtAATATCTGTATTGGTACACGCTTTGAGAGAGATGAGAGAAACATACTAGAAAGTGCAGCTGCCAAAATCTCCTTTAAGATTTCCAACATTTATTCCTGTCCTTTCCcccattttattgcatttaacAGTTGGCAAATAGAGTAGGTTAATAAGCCTTGAACAGGAAAATTTGTCTTCAGCCATAGAAAAGCTCCAGCATAGGAACTAGCtgataaagaaattaattaaaaataaaccaaccaaaaaaacccacacaaacaTGACTTATTCCCTCTAACATTCATTAAATGAGGATAGGTGATTTAtgattttaaagtcattttcaaCAGATGGAGCTAACTTACCTAATCTCAAATAATCTGACATGGAATGACAGGGATTCAAGGTATAAGACCTTCACTATGTGACCATCTCTCATCTTCCATTTGCAGCTGATGAAGATTCAAGACTAAATCTGGAGCAGCTGGGCAGCTCAGAAAGTAcctccctgcctcagtttctgCAGGAGCTCTTGGGCACACTGGCTGAAGACAATAAAGCAGGTGAGGTTTTACCAAAGGAATTTATGTCAGAATGCCAATAGTTTGTATGTCTGCCAGTCACTGCAGACTGGAATGACATACGTAGGTCCCCTATTtctaaacaacaaaacatttttcctcctctctacCAGGTCTTACCTCCAGCAGCTACAATCCAAGGAAAAATGCCAAAGAGGTAAGTAAACAACCATTTGCCAAATTAAGACCTCATATTTTAAACTACATGGGCTTGTTGCAAAGACATCATTTAAGATCCACAGACTTAACATAGGAGGCTAACATGTGCCACAATATTCCTGAAGCTGGAATTACCTAGCAGTTAGGTTtgcaggggagaaaaaggaaagaacaattaaaacaaattcaggaaaataatcCAGAGCATTtcattgaaacaaacaaatccaaTGTGTTCCCCCTCTCCCAAGTAAACCAACTTTCCAAATAAAGGTCAGTTTCCAATTTCAGCAGGCCTACCCCGTATACCAACCAGCATAAGCTGCACATTGTTCTTCCCCCCACTGCAGCACGGGCTATGCAATACTATCAGAATTGTTATCAGCCGTTAGGTAAACTGAGAAcaccatttatttctgtttgattgCTTGATGGGTTAAATATAAAGACTGAAGATGTGGAGTGTTTTTTTGTACATCATCTAAACCTCAGGTGCTCCAGCTGGGGGTAGTGAGGAGCGCACTTTCTCAGTGGGGACATTTACCAGCCACCATTAACCTGTCTGACTCTGTTTGACTTCAGACTCTCTACGAAAATCACCCTCGAATTGCTCTGCTGGGCCGCTTGTTGACGAAGGACAGGAAGCAGTACAAGAAACGTGGCAACCTTTCTGAATGCTTCTGGAAATACTGTGTGTAAACAGAACAAACTCTCCCTGACTTCGGCTgcataatttatatatatatctgaaaCCATGTACATAAAATTTGCTTGATTTGAAATCAGAATTAAGAAATTTGAAGATAGCTCCTAACTTTAGA
The sequence above is a segment of the Numida meleagris isolate 19003 breed g44 Domestic line chromosome 20, NumMel1.0, whole genome shotgun sequence genome. Coding sequences within it:
- the UTS2 gene encoding urotensin-2; protein product: MHKLVFCCLIIIIFSCPLFSLPVINTSEMSYQLSADEDSRLNLEQLGSSESTSLPQFLQELLGTLAEDNKAGLTSSSYNPRKNAKETLYENHPRIALLGRLLTKDRKQYKKRGNLSECFWKYCV